The following are from one region of the Saccharomyces cerevisiae S288C chromosome I, complete sequence genome:
- the MAK16 gene encoding ribosome biosynthesis protein MAK16 (Essential nuclear protein; constituent of 66S pre-ribosomal particles; required for maturation of 25S and 5.8S rRNAs; required for maintenance of M1 satellite double-stranded RNA of the L-A virus), translated as MSDEIVWQVINQSFCSHRIKAPNGQNFCRNEYNVTGLCTRQSCPLANSKYATVKCDNGKLYLYMKTPERAHTPAKLWERIKLSKNYTKALQQIDEHLLHWSKFFRHKCKQRFTKLTQVMITERRLALREEERHYVGVAPKVKRREQNRERKALVAAKIEKAIEKELMDRLKSGAYGDKPLNVDEKVWKKIMGQMEEENSQDEEEDWDEEEESDDGEVEYVADDGEGEYVDVDDLEKWLADSDREASSASESESDSESESDSDSDEENKNSAKRRKKGTSAKTKRPKVEIEYEEEHEVQNAEQEVAQ; from the coding sequence ATGTCCGACGAAATTGTTTGGCAAGTGATTAATCAAAGTTTCTGCTCTCATAGAATTAAGGCACCTAATGGTCAAAATTTTTGCAGAAATGAGTATAACGTCACTGGGTTGTGTACAAGGCAATCATGCCCACTTGCCAACTCCAAGTATGCAACAGTGAAGTGTGACAATGGGAAACTGTACTTGTATATGAAGACGCCTGAAAGAGCGCACACTCCTGCCAAGTTATGGGAAAGAATCAAACTATCCAAAAATTACACGAAGGCTTTACAACAGATCGACGAACACCTACTACATTGGAGCAAGTTTTTCCGTCATAAGTGTAAACAGAGATTTACAAAATTGACGCAGGTCATGATAACAGAGAGACGTTTAGCATTAAGGGAGGAGGAGAGACACTACGTTGGTGTAGCACCAAAGgtcaaaagaagagaacAAAACAGGGAGAGAAAGGCATTGGTAGCTGCCAAGATTGAAAAAGCCATCGAAAAAGAATTGATGGACAGATTAAAGAGTGGTGCTTACGGTGATAAACCATTAAATGTTGACGAAAAGGTCtggaagaagataatgGGTCAAATGGAAGAGGAGAATTCTCAGGACGAGGAAGAAGACTgggatgaagaagaggaaagtGATGATGGGGAAGTTGAATACGTTGCAGATGATGGCGAAGGTGAATACGTTGACGTGGATGACTTAGAAAAGTGGTTAGCTGACTCTGACAGAGAAGCTTCCAGCGCCAGTGAAAGCGAAAGCGACAGTGAAAGCGAGAGCGACAGCGATagtgatgaagaaaataagaattCAGCCAAGAGACGTAAGAAGGGAACTAGTGCCAAAACTAAACGTCCTAAAGTCGAAATCGAATACGAGGAGGAACACGAAGTTCAAAATGCTGAGCAAGAAGTGGCACAATAA